A DNA window from Drosophila virilis strain 15010-1051.87 chromosome 4, Dvir_AGI_RSII-ME, whole genome shotgun sequence contains the following coding sequences:
- the LOC6635723 gene encoding uncharacterized protein produces the protein MRNDSEGIDVGTTTEVDEPSEAAGGVVSEEDEACVLPSGSRTLDKRLNPEAPDFVPGVTNRLLAAKIVDELVGYTRWSNAAGEDISYGARYDGIWSESCIQSQTEAQLDLAASAGHDVTGMQQLPNIIETVGDLDRQPSMKKKRSKSHNQYEVEPGAETTPTGRCCACEIM, from the exons ATGCGCAACGATAGCGAAGGGATTGATGTAGGCACAACCACCGAGGTGGACGAACCTTCCGAGGCAGCGGGGGGCGTTGTGTCCGAAGAGGACGAGGCCTGCGTCCTGCCCAGCGGCAGTCGCACTCTGGACAAACGCCTAAACCCAGAGGCGCCCGACTTTGTGCCCGGCGTGACAAATCGCTTGCTTGCCGCCAAAATAGTCGATGAAT TGGTGGGCTATACACGCTGGAGCAATGCCGCAGGCGAGGACATATCGTACGGGGCGCGTTATGATGGAATCTGGAGCGAGAGCTGCATTCAGTCCCAGACGGAGGCGCAACTGGATCTGGCTGCCAGCGCCGGGCATGATGTCACAGGCATGCAACAGCTGCCCAATATCATCGAGACTGTGGGCGACCTGGACCGGCAGCCATCGATGAAGAAGAAGCGATCCAAGAGCCACAATCAATACGAAGTCGAGCCAGGTGCCGAAACTACACCGACTGGTCGCTGCTGTGCCTGCGAAATCATGTAG